From a single Plasmodium yoelii strain 17X genome assembly, chromosome: 9 genomic region:
- a CDS encoding fam-d protein → MMNIILSFFILVISINVKGATFQDEDNNIPKPIAYISLAQPTAVFPHDKKKHTKYLDLINSVLSEETKHKIYGFAGGNYHWVITNFGISIDNSSLRLKLYFSDKKTEALKIGTHFLLSYLMDNIKYLVSRYMHKYDFEKNYGGDLKKLAEDLKALIYDEFDHKFKHNLIKFEKEPEDEKINKKGKNIFKTLVHNSDIIIQGYFIKVREDGNYTDLTKCLNVYFNINISKGNADSNYDLKFLKSEIIELVSNPLRT, encoded by the coding sequence atgatgaatattatattatcgtTTTTCATATTAGTGATTTCTATAAATGTTAAAGGTGCTACATTTCAAGATGAAGATAATAACATTCCCAAACCAATTGCATATATTTCGCTAGCTCAACCAACTGCAGTATTTCCacatgataaaaaaaaacatactaAATATTTAGATTTAATTAATAGTGTTTTAAGTGAGGAaacaaaacataaaatatacgGATTTGCAGGTGGCAATTATCATTGGGTTATAACAAACTTTGGCATATCTATAGATAATTCTAGTCTACGTTTGAAACTATATTTTTCTGACAAAAAAACTGAAGCATTAAAAATAGGAACACATTTTTTGTTATCTTATTTAATggataatattaaatacttAGTTTCACgatatatgcataaatatgattttgaaaaaaattatggtggtgatttaaaaaagttaGCTGAAGATTTAAAAGCTTTGATATATGATGAATTTGATCACAAATTTAAACACAACTTAATAAAATTCGAAAAAGAACCAGAAGATGAAAAGATCAATAAGAAGGGaaagaatatttttaaaactcTTGTACACAACTCAGATATAATAATTCAaggttattttattaaagtAAGAGAAGATGGAAACTATACAGATTTAACCAAATGTCTTAATGTTTAtttcaatataaatataagtaAAGGTAATGCAGATTCTAATTATGATTTAAAATTTCTTAAATCTGAAATTATTGAATTAGTTTCTAACCCTTTAAGGACATAA
- a CDS encoding spermidine synthase, putative, translating into MDKLMTNNKAALSIVLVGGLCSLALYHMKKKFNFAHFLFSKKWFSEFSPMWPGQAFSLEIKKIIYQGKSKFQDVIVFDSTTYGRVLILDGVIQLTEKDECAYHEMMAHIPMNVSKEAKNVLVVGGGDGGIIRELCKYKHIENIDICEIDEMVIEVSKKYFKNISCGYDDKRVNIFIEDASKFLENVTNTYDVIIVDSSDPIGPAESLFNQNFYEKLYNALKPNGYCVSQCESMWIHVGTIKSMIGYAKKLFKKVEYANISIPTYPCGCIGLLCCSKTDTDMSKPNKKLESKEFANLKYYSYENHSAAFKLPTFVLKEIENA; encoded by the exons ATGGATAAGCTCATGACAAACAATAAGGCTGCACTATCGATTGTTTTGGTTGGAGGTCTATGCTCTTTAGCATTATatcatatgaaaaaaaaattcaactttgcacattttttattttcaaaaaaatggTTTAGTGAATTTTCTCCAATGTGGCCTGGTCAGGCATTTAGTTtggaaattaaaaaaattatataccaAGGAAAGTCAAAATTTCAg GATGTTATCGTATTTGATAGTACAACATATGGAAGAGTATTGATTTTAGATGGTGTTATACAACTCACTGAAAAAGATGAATGTGCATACCATGAAATGATGGCACATATTCCTATGAACGTAAGTAAGGAAGCAAAGAATGTTTTAGTTGTTGGAGGAGGAGATGGAGGTATAATAAGAGaattatgtaaatataaacatatcgaaaatatagatatttgtGAAATTGATGAAATGGTTATTGAAGtttccaaaaaatattttaaaaatataagttgtggttatgatgataaaagagtaaatatatttattgagGATGCTAGTAAATTTTTGGAAAATGTAACTAATACTTATGATGTTATAATTGTAGATAGTTCAGATCCTATAGGACCCGCCGAAAGTTTATTTAATCAAAACTTTTATGAAAAGTTATATAATGCTTTAAAACCAAATGGATATTGTGTATCTCAg TGCGAGTCTATGTGGATACATGTTGGAACAATAAAAAGCATGATTGGATatgcaaaaaaattatttaaaaaagttgAATATGCAAATATTAGTATTCCCACGTATCCATGTGGATGTATAG GACTATTATGCTGCTCTAAAACTGACACAGACATGTCAAAACCAAACAAAAAATTAGAATCCAAAGAGTTTGCTAACTTGAAGTATTACAGTTATGAAAATCATTCTGCCGCATTTAAATTGCCAACTTTTGTTTTAAAGGAAATTGAAAACGcataa